A stretch of Arachis hypogaea cultivar Tifrunner chromosome 15, arahy.Tifrunner.gnm2.J5K5, whole genome shotgun sequence DNA encodes these proteins:
- the LOC112748712 gene encoding uncharacterized protein isoform X2, producing MNNNRARTTLQAMKAPFNDGRKDKMESRGSKAMPAQKNGRGSNRERKMALIQDVDKLKRKLRHEENVHRALERAFTRPLGSLPRLPPYLPPYTLELVAEVAVLEEEVVRLEEQVVSFRQGLYQEAVYSSSKRNPENSSDEIDNNSKHQRSKSLSQCELNSSASPNGKPFHMKQDSLSSVLEEGRGKENKLFHSPVKSKQSPEKKAAKVITPVRKSPMKQQSSEKCVDHLKLQLEWRLVDQERAQSSSSSSDDKAPEVDSTPNRVSEDLVKCLCSIFLRIGKEKEQLNDPYGICSDSKTRRDVGAYNNLCEIKASNVDLNRTTNAVFLIHRLKFLLGKLASVKLKGLTHQEKLAFWINTYNSCMLNAYLEHGIPESPEMVVALMQKARIIVGGQLFNAITIEHFILRLPYHLKFTCPKAARNDEMQARSIFGLEWSEPLVTFALSCGSWSSPAVRVYTASEIENELEAAKRDYLQASVGITKTKKLMIPKLLDWYLLDFAKDMTSLVDWVCLQLPFQLRKEAIECLGGRGTHSVQVMPYDFRFRLLLHH from the exons ATGAATAACAACAGAGCACGCACCACTCTTCAGGCAATGAAAGCTCCTTTCAATGATGGTCGCAAA GACAAGATGGAAAGTAGAGGGAGCAAAGCAATGCCTGCACAGAAAAATGGGCGTGGATCGAATCGAGAAAGGAAAATGGCTTTGATACAAGAT GTTGATAAGTTGAAGAGAAAGCTGAGACATGAAGAGAATGTGCATAGAGCATTAGAAAGAGCTTTCACAAGACCTTTGGGATCTCTTCCACGCCTTCCTCCTTATCTCCCTCCATAT ACATTGGAGCTTGTGGCTGAGGTAGCAGTATTAGAAGAGGAAGTGGTTCGATTAGAAGAACAAGTTGTGAGTTTCAGACAAGGTTTATATCAGGAAGCTGTATACAGTTCCTCTAAGAGGAATCCTGAAAATTCCAGTGACGAAATTGATAACAATTCCAAACATCAAAGGTCAAAATCTTTGTCCCAATGTGAGCTTAATTCATCAGCTAGTCCCAATGGAAAACCATTTCATATGAAACAAGATTCGTTGTCATCCGTCTTGGAGGAGGGAAGAGGAAAGGAGAATAAGTTGTTTCATAGCCCTGTGAAGAGCAAGCAATCTCCAGAAAAGAAGGCTGCTAAAGTGATTACTCCAGTAAGGAAATCTCCAATGAAACAGCAATCATCTGAGAAATGTGTGGATCACTTAAAGTTGCAG TTAGAGTGGAGATTAGTAGATCAAGAAAGAGCACAGAGTTCCTCAAGTTCGTCGGACGATAAGGCACCGGAAGTTGATAGCACACCCAACAGAGTTTCAGAGGATCTTGTCAAGTGTTTGTGTAGCATATttttgagaattggcaaggaaAAGGAACAGTTGAATGATCCTTATGGTATCTGTTCAGATTCCAAAACAAGAAGAGATGTTGGTGCATACAATAATCTGTGTGAGATTAAAGCCTCCAATGTTGATCTCAACCGAACAACAAATGCAGTGTTTCTGATCCACAGATTAAA GTTTCTACTTGGGAAGCTTGCTTCTGTGAAATTGAAGGGTCTTACTCATCAAGAGAAGCTTGCATTCTGGATAAACACATATAATTCCTGCATGCTGAAT GCATATTTAGAGCATGGCATTCCTGAAAGCCCTGAAATGGTTGTAGCACTAATGCAGAAG GCAAGAATAATAGTTGGGGGCCAATTGTTCAATGCAATCACAATAGAGCACTTCATTTTGAGACTACCTTATCACCTCAAATTT ACGTGCCCAAAAGCTGCAAGGAATGATGAGATGCAAGCACGAAGCATATTTGGGTTGGAATGGTCTGAGCCATTAGTTACCTTTGCACTTTCCTGTGGAAGCTGGTCTTCCCCTGCG GTGAGGGTGTACACAGCATCAGAGATAGAAAATGAGTTAGAAGCAGCAAAGAGGGATTATTTGCAGGCGTCAGTTGGGATTACGAAGACAAAGAAGCTAATGATACCAAAGTTACTGGACTGGTATTTACTTGACTTTGCAAAGGACATGACGTCATTGGTGGATTGGGTGTGCCTCCAACTACCCTTTCAACTCAGAAAGGAAGCAATTGAATGCCTTGGCGGAAGGGGAACACATTCGGTGCAAGTCATGCCCTATGACTTCCGTTTCAGGTTGCTTTTACACCATTAA
- the LOC112748712 gene encoding uncharacterized protein isoform X1 codes for MNNNRARTTLQAMKAPFNDGRKQDKMESRGSKAMPAQKNGRGSNRERKMALIQDVDKLKRKLRHEENVHRALERAFTRPLGSLPRLPPYLPPYTLELVAEVAVLEEEVVRLEEQVVSFRQGLYQEAVYSSSKRNPENSSDEIDNNSKHQRSKSLSQCELNSSASPNGKPFHMKQDSLSSVLEEGRGKENKLFHSPVKSKQSPEKKAAKVITPVRKSPMKQQSSEKCVDHLKLQLEWRLVDQERAQSSSSSSDDKAPEVDSTPNRVSEDLVKCLCSIFLRIGKEKEQLNDPYGICSDSKTRRDVGAYNNLCEIKASNVDLNRTTNAVFLIHRLKFLLGKLASVKLKGLTHQEKLAFWINTYNSCMLNAYLEHGIPESPEMVVALMQKARIIVGGQLFNAITIEHFILRLPYHLKFTCPKAARNDEMQARSIFGLEWSEPLVTFALSCGSWSSPAVRVYTASEIENELEAAKRDYLQASVGITKTKKLMIPKLLDWYLLDFAKDMTSLVDWVCLQLPFQLRKEAIECLGGRGTHSVQVMPYDFRFRLLLHH; via the exons ATGAATAACAACAGAGCACGCACCACTCTTCAGGCAATGAAAGCTCCTTTCAATGATGGTCGCAAA CAGGACAAGATGGAAAGTAGAGGGAGCAAAGCAATGCCTGCACAGAAAAATGGGCGTGGATCGAATCGAGAAAGGAAAATGGCTTTGATACAAGAT GTTGATAAGTTGAAGAGAAAGCTGAGACATGAAGAGAATGTGCATAGAGCATTAGAAAGAGCTTTCACAAGACCTTTGGGATCTCTTCCACGCCTTCCTCCTTATCTCCCTCCATAT ACATTGGAGCTTGTGGCTGAGGTAGCAGTATTAGAAGAGGAAGTGGTTCGATTAGAAGAACAAGTTGTGAGTTTCAGACAAGGTTTATATCAGGAAGCTGTATACAGTTCCTCTAAGAGGAATCCTGAAAATTCCAGTGACGAAATTGATAACAATTCCAAACATCAAAGGTCAAAATCTTTGTCCCAATGTGAGCTTAATTCATCAGCTAGTCCCAATGGAAAACCATTTCATATGAAACAAGATTCGTTGTCATCCGTCTTGGAGGAGGGAAGAGGAAAGGAGAATAAGTTGTTTCATAGCCCTGTGAAGAGCAAGCAATCTCCAGAAAAGAAGGCTGCTAAAGTGATTACTCCAGTAAGGAAATCTCCAATGAAACAGCAATCATCTGAGAAATGTGTGGATCACTTAAAGTTGCAG TTAGAGTGGAGATTAGTAGATCAAGAAAGAGCACAGAGTTCCTCAAGTTCGTCGGACGATAAGGCACCGGAAGTTGATAGCACACCCAACAGAGTTTCAGAGGATCTTGTCAAGTGTTTGTGTAGCATATttttgagaattggcaaggaaAAGGAACAGTTGAATGATCCTTATGGTATCTGTTCAGATTCCAAAACAAGAAGAGATGTTGGTGCATACAATAATCTGTGTGAGATTAAAGCCTCCAATGTTGATCTCAACCGAACAACAAATGCAGTGTTTCTGATCCACAGATTAAA GTTTCTACTTGGGAAGCTTGCTTCTGTGAAATTGAAGGGTCTTACTCATCAAGAGAAGCTTGCATTCTGGATAAACACATATAATTCCTGCATGCTGAAT GCATATTTAGAGCATGGCATTCCTGAAAGCCCTGAAATGGTTGTAGCACTAATGCAGAAG GCAAGAATAATAGTTGGGGGCCAATTGTTCAATGCAATCACAATAGAGCACTTCATTTTGAGACTACCTTATCACCTCAAATTT ACGTGCCCAAAAGCTGCAAGGAATGATGAGATGCAAGCACGAAGCATATTTGGGTTGGAATGGTCTGAGCCATTAGTTACCTTTGCACTTTCCTGTGGAAGCTGGTCTTCCCCTGCG GTGAGGGTGTACACAGCATCAGAGATAGAAAATGAGTTAGAAGCAGCAAAGAGGGATTATTTGCAGGCGTCAGTTGGGATTACGAAGACAAAGAAGCTAATGATACCAAAGTTACTGGACTGGTATTTACTTGACTTTGCAAAGGACATGACGTCATTGGTGGATTGGGTGTGCCTCCAACTACCCTTTCAACTCAGAAAGGAAGCAATTGAATGCCTTGGCGGAAGGGGAACACATTCGGTGCAAGTCATGCCCTATGACTTCCGTTTCAGGTTGCTTTTACACCATTAA
- the LOC112748711 gene encoding uncharacterized protein — MFPHRGLLQLVTTLTCYVVLACTFFYPDTHGHSSNGMQNPPASDAYASLTKSCKVDTSDTICSDSSLDNSFRNVCPNSRSFCSPSMLLGSSHKEGSIKETSLGGSGSAYDSPFCIEVAHDSRQASNSSWSSDYGVFRLFNGKFISCSMNSREGVNEIPSLKAQDGHRTGRSDVSSCGGSLCRQKTTHFLSKYSEMSKSSSFEGSVSPNVRIGPTVLDWGQNYIYSSSEAFLTVANTCNDSILHIYEPFSTDLQFYPCNFSEVSLRPGESALICFVFFPRCLGLSLAHLILQTSSGGFIVEAKGYATESPFGIQPLSDLETSPGGGFSKNLSLFNPFDETLYVEEITAWISVSLGHSSVETEAMCNVHDFEAFDTLLFPTIKDRLGVKNSQIGSPMVAIRPHRNWEIGPHSSATLMEMDVTSGFEGKIFGAFCLHLLRSSQVKSDTIIVPIEAEVDSNAASDTVGIFVSATLEVLATCDSGDNVITISLKNYAPYALRFIKVLEVVDEKLFHVNYMEGLLLFPGTVTQVGIIYCSQVSLDLNVLPPKFSNLQENCKLLILTNDSTSPLIEVPCEDILYLCFEHQRLSYVGVEDNSKLIKSDNAKAYYVGRSVQLPQDGVVETAAVDELVLGNWKSQGTTGSMSVLEEHEVLFPMIQVGSYVSRWINVKNPSKHPVLMQLVLNSGESIDECRVLDDLFHPSSSGNLALGKGAATPTKHGFSVPGSALTEAYVQPYDHASLGPIIFYPSNRCVWSGSALIRNNLSGVEWISLRGFGGLHSLALLERSDHVQSIDFNLKMLKPLNLSLPYNLLNMKEMASVCSKPLVKELYAKNTGDLPLEVIRIRVSGRECGLDGFNIPSCKGFALEPGESTKLLISYQTDFSADMVHRDLELALATGIFLIPVKATISHDMLSNCKKSMFWMRVKKYLGILLVASLLLLIFCFVFPQTAILDSLDDFCKGDDNLVQTTIKSAMGTSLLHHNQRKSKLSMSGKMNHLVEASCGGYSYDQGNPSELGKSQNLMQTSENNKKTSHLLETQDEGKWSSTTVQGSDTNKAPQLAYLMVNTGKEKGRRKKRKSHGAKLQALSEVSSSQSGNSTPSSPLSPVPSAAPKCNWLLSSNLVQPVEALSSSMTQVAAHSENNQASSPSSKPEVPLKHCSSSRSSPHAPPSASSCAASMHVQTTCDATAVVGGSPPSSLVSNSAVTLQSRAPGSKRHNQKAVQAQEEEGLADEYRYDIWGDHFSGFHLLGPKNVTSMKSSPAENNFDSFFVRGPQTLMTNSQEG; from the exons ATGTTCCCCCACAG GGGATTGTTGCAGCTGGTCACAACGCTCACTTGTTATGTGGTTCTGGCATGTACCTTCTTTTACCCTGACACACATGGACACTCTAGCAATGGGATGCAAAATCCACCAGCTTCCGATGCTTATGCTTCTTTAACAAAAAGTTGCAAAGTGGATACTTCAGACACCATTTGTAGTGACTCTAGTTTAGATAACAGTTTTCGAAATGTGTGTCCAAACTCCCGCTCATTCTGCTCTCCTTCAATGTTATTGGGGTCCTCTCATAAAGAGGGAAGTATAAAAGAGACTTCTTTAGGAGGCTCTGGTAGTGCGTATGATAGTCCATTTTGTATAGAGGTGGCTCATGATAGCAGGCAGGCAAGTAACAGTAGCTGGTCATCTGACTATGGTGTGTTTAGGTTATTTAATGGAAAGTTTATTTCTTGTTCTATGAACTCCAGAGAGGGAGTTAATGAAATACCATCTCTTAAAGCCCAGGATGGTCATAGAACTGGCAGAAGCGATGTTTCTTCTTGTGGAGGCTCTTTATGTAGGCAGAAGACAACACATTTTTTGTCAAAGTACTCTGAAATGTCCAAATCAAGTTCCTTTGAGGGTTCTGTCTCACCTAATGTAAGGATTGGACCCACTGTGCTAGACTGGggtcaaaattatatatattcttcATCAGAAGCTTTCCTAACTGTGGCTAATACATGCAATGATAGCATACTACACATCTATGAGCCATTCAGCACTGACCTACAGTTCTACCCTTGCAACTTCAGTGAGGTTTCACTAAGACCCGGTGAATCAGCAttgatttgttttgttttcttcccTAGATGTCTAGGCTTGTCATTAGCTCACCTGATTCTGCAGACAAGTTCTGGTGGATTCATAGTAGAAGCTAAAGGATATGCTACTGAATCTCCCTTTGGCATTCAGCCCTTATCTGATCTGGAAACTTCTCCTGGTGGAGGGTTCAGCAAGAATTTGTCATTGTTCAATCCCTTTGATGAAACCCTTTATGTGGAGGAGATAACTGCTTGGATATCAGTTTCTTTGGGGCATAGTTCTGTTGAAACTGAAGCAATGTGTAATGTACATGATTTTGAGGCTTTTGATACTCTTTTGTTCCCAACTATTAAGGATCGACTGGGTGTGAAGAATAGCCAAATCGGTTCACCAATGGTCGCAATCAGGCCCCATAGGAATTGGGAAATTGGTCCGCATAGCTCTGCAACGCTAATGGAAATGGATGTTACCAGTGGGTTTGAGGGGAAAATTTTTGGTGCATTTTGTTTGCATTTACTGAGATCATCACAAGTCAAGTCTGATACTATTATAGTTCCTATTGAAGCTGAAGTGGACAGTAATGCTGCCTCTGACACTGTAGGTATATTTGTTTCAGCTACACTTGAGGTTCTAGCTACTTGTGATAGTGGTGATAATGTCATCACTATATCTCTAAAAAATTATGCCCCATATGCTTTAAGGTTTATCAAAGTTCTAGAAGTTGTTGACGAGAAACTTTTCCATGTCAATTACATGGAAGGCTTACTGCTCTTCCCTGGGACTGTTACTCAAGTTGGTATTATTTACTGTAGTCAGGTGAGCTTAGATTTAAATGTCTTGCCTCCTAAATTCTCCAACTTGCAAGAGAACTGCAAATTGCTTATTCTTACAAATGACTCAACCAGTCCCCTGATTGAGGTTCCATGCGAGGACATACTATATCTTTGTTTTGAACATCAAAGGCTGTCATATGTTGGAGTAGAGGACAActctaaacttatcaaatctGATAATGCGAAGGCATATTATGTGGGCAGAAGCGTGCAATTGCCACAAGATGGG GTTGTGGAAACAGCAGCTGTTGATGAACTTGTTCTTGGAAACTGGAAGTCTCAAGGAACCACTGGTAGCATGTCTGTGCTTGAAGAACATGAGGTGCTATTTCCGATGATTCAGGTTGGAAGTTATGTCTCTAGGTGGATAAATGTTAAGAATCCTAGCAAACATCCAGTTTTGATGCAGCTTGTCTTGAACTCTGGGGAAAGCATTGATGAGTGCAGGGTTCTGGATGATTTATTTCACCCCTCTTCATCTGGTAATTTGGCTTTAGGTAAAGGTGCTGCTACACCAACAAAGCATGGATTCTCAGTACCAGGGAGTGCATTGACAGAGGCTTATGTGCAGCCATATGACCATGCATCTTTGGGGCCAATAATTTTTTATCCATCCAATCGCTGTGTTTGGAGTGGTTCTGCATTGATAAGAAACAATCTTTCAGGTGTTGAGTGGATATCTTTAAGGGGATTTGGAGGTCTGCATTCTCTAGCCTTGCTAGAGAGATCTGACCATGTCCAAAGCATAGACTTCAATCTTAAAATGCTCAAGCCACTCAATTTATCACTTCCTTATAACTTACTTAACATGAAAGAGATGGCTTCTGTCTGTTCAAAGCCTTTAGTGAAAGAGTTATATGCAAAGAACACAGGAGACTTGCCATTGGAGGTGATAAGAATCAGGGTTTCTGGCAGAGAATGTGGGTTGGATGGTTTTAATATTCCTTCTTGTAAGGGGTTTGCTCTTGAACCTGGGGAGTCAACTAAACTTTTGATATCATACCAAACTGATTTTTCTGCAGATATGGTGCATCGAGATCTTGAACTTGCCTTGGCTACTGGTATTTTTCTGATACCCGTTAAGGCAACTATCTCTCATGATATGCTTAGTAACTGCAAGAAATCCATGTTTTGGATGCGAGTGAAAAAATACCTTGGAATTCTTCTTGTTGCGTCCTTACTTTTACTGATATTTTGTTTCGTATTTCCCCAAACCGCAATATTGGACTCCTTGGATGACTTCTGCAAGGGTGATGATAACTTAGTCCAGACAACCATAAAAAGTGCTATGGGAACATCTTTGCTTCATCATAACCAGAGAAAGAGTAAGCTATCCATGTCTGGGAAGATGAACCATCTCGTGGAAGCTTCATGTGGTGGATATTCTTATGATCAAGGCAATCCGTCTGAGCTGGGAAAGTCGCAAAACTTGATGCAGACGTCTGAAAACAATAAGAAGACTAGTCATTTGTTGGAAACTCAAGATGAAGGTAAATGGTCATCCACAACAGTCCAGGGCTCTGATACAAACAAGGCACCTCAATTGGCATATCTCATGGTTAACACTGGTAAAGAAAAGGGtcgaagaaagaagaggaagtcTCATGGTGCCAAATTACAAGCACTATCTGAAGTTTCAAGTAGTCAGAGTGGGAACTCTACACCCTCATCTCCCTTATCCCCAGTCCCCTCTGCTGCACCTAAATGTAACTGGCTTTTGTCTTCTAACTTGGTGCAACCCGTTGAGGCTCTTAGTAGTTCAATGACACAGGTGGCTGCCCATTCTGAAAACAATCAAGCTTCTTCCCCATCTTCTAAGCCTGAGGTTCCCCTCAAACACTGCAGCAGTAGTAGGTCTTCTCCTCATGCGCCACCTTCAGCTTCAAGTTGTGCTGCTAGCATGCATGTTCAGACAACTTGTGATGCCACTGCTGTTGTTGGTGGGTCGCCTCCCTCCTCCTTGGTGTCAAATTCTGCTGTTACATTGCAGTCTCGGGCTCCTGGATCCAAACGTCACAACCAAAAAGCTGTTCAAGCGCAAGAGGAAGAAGGGCTTGCAGATGAGTATAGATATGATATTTGGGGTGATCATTTTTCTGGATTTCACTTGTTAGGTCCAAAAAATGTTACTTCCATGAAGTCCAGTCCTGCAGAAAATAATTTTGACAGCTTCTTTGTAAGGGGCCCTCAAACCCTCATGACAAATTCTCAAGAAGGCTAG